From the genome of Azospira restricta, one region includes:
- the trmB gene encoding tRNA (guanosine(46)-N7)-methyltransferase TrmB, which produces MSEEGVYTAGRAGHIRSYVLRQGRVSNAQQRYYEDMMPKIGIPYAAVPLDLDAAFGRAAPKILEIGCGMGETTAAIATAHPENDYLGLEVHTPGVGSLCKLIAEGSIPNLRVCQHDAVEVLRDMIGDGTLSGVHIFFPDPWPKARHHKRRLLQPPLVATLAAKLKPGGYLHCATDWENYAEQMLEVLSGEPALANTADGYAPRPEYRPLTKFEQRGLRLGHGVWDLVFRRK; this is translated from the coding sequence ATGAGCGAAGAAGGCGTCTACACCGCCGGCCGCGCCGGCCACATCCGCAGCTACGTGCTGCGCCAGGGGCGCGTCTCGAACGCGCAGCAGCGCTACTACGAGGACATGATGCCGAAGATCGGCATCCCCTACGCGGCGGTCCCGCTCGACCTCGACGCGGCCTTCGGCCGAGCCGCGCCGAAGATCCTCGAGATCGGCTGCGGCATGGGTGAGACTACCGCCGCGATCGCGACCGCCCACCCGGAGAACGACTACCTCGGGCTGGAGGTGCATACCCCCGGCGTCGGCAGCCTGTGCAAGCTGATCGCCGAGGGCAGCATTCCCAACCTGCGTGTCTGCCAGCACGACGCGGTCGAGGTGCTGCGCGACATGATCGGCGACGGCACGCTGTCCGGCGTGCACATCTTCTTCCCCGATCCGTGGCCGAAGGCGCGCCACCACAAGCGCCGGCTGCTCCAGCCGCCGCTGGTGGCGACGCTGGCCGCGAAGCTGAAGCCCGGCGGCTACCTCCACTGCGCGACCGACTGGGAGAACTACGCCGAGCAGATGCTGGAAGTCCTCTCCGGCGAGCCGGCGCTCGCCAACACCGCCGACGGTTACGCGCCGCGCCCCGAGTACCGGCCGCTGACCAAGTTCGAGCAGCGCGGCCTGCGCCTCGGGCACGGCGTCTGGGATCTGGTCTTCCGCCGGAAGTAG
- a CDS encoding energy transducer TonB, with protein sequence MTTSPRRLLLAFAASLLLHAAALGHGAWRDLLRPPPARVLQATLRLPPVEVPPAEPLLKNTLNEEREAPPAPPPETPAAQTPAAAPPAKAAARQVRAAQKKLAEHLYYPPEAIARGLEGEARLILTLAADGGIADVRLAASSGHRLLDDAAVKAAWAIGRLPGVTARELILPVIFRLQ encoded by the coding sequence GTGACCACGTCGCCCCGCCGCCTGCTGCTCGCCTTCGCCGCCTCGCTGCTGCTGCACGCCGCGGCGCTCGGCCACGGCGCCTGGCGCGACCTGCTCAGGCCGCCGCCGGCGCGCGTGCTGCAGGCGACGCTGCGACTGCCGCCGGTCGAAGTGCCGCCGGCCGAGCCGCTGCTGAAGAATACGCTCAACGAAGAGCGCGAAGCTCCGCCCGCGCCGCCGCCGGAAACCCCGGCCGCGCAGACGCCGGCCGCCGCGCCGCCGGCGAAGGCCGCCGCCCGGCAGGTACGGGCGGCGCAGAAGAAGCTCGCCGAGCACCTCTACTACCCGCCGGAAGCGATCGCCCGCGGCCTCGAAGGCGAGGCCCGGCTGATCCTGACGCTCGCCGCCGACGGCGGCATCGCCGACGTGCGGCTCGCCGCCTCCAGCGGCCACCGCCTGCTCGACGACGCGGCGGTGAAGGCCGCCTGGGCGATCGGCCGGCTGCCCGGCGTGACGGCGCGCGAGCTGATCCTGCCGGTGATCTTCCGCCTGCAGTGA